A stretch of the Pan troglodytes isolate AG18354 chromosome 20, NHGRI_mPanTro3-v2.0_pri, whole genome shotgun sequence genome encodes the following:
- the LOC107969841 gene encoding proline-rich protein HaeIII subfamily 1-like, producing MQLAPAPPPPTPGIGGPPHLARLTPPKGGTHIAHTVRNALSEEGDGGARTPRAPRVGGARLERPRQPLAVGGESEWFKCLIPTTRPPFVQLGHGMAAGLLPLPSSLSTSPSSQPSSPCPPRAREMGPLRGPRGRARRHFPSVLPCRGAGVGSGEAGAPPTPPLPVPYILERPPSLVPPSEGGPPFALSSPPPTRGPAGGRASQLGPQRREEADASGPRSERGGFSGGSASHLGAPRGRVGGLPSAKRFSVEPLQKH from the coding sequence ATGCAATTGGCCccggcccccccaccccccacccccggcaTAGGAGGCCCCCCCCACCTCGCCCGGCTCACACCCCCAAAGGGAGGGACCCACATTGCACACACTGTAAGAAATGCACTTTCCGAGGAAGGGGATGGGGGAGCCCGGACACCCAGAGCTCCCCGAGTTGGGGGTGCCCGTCTGGAGCGCCCCCGTCAGCCCCTGGCGGTGGGAGGTGAGAGCGAGTGGTTTAAGTGCCTGATTCCCACCACCCGCCCCCCCTTTGTCCAGCTGGGACACGGAATGGCCGCgggcctcctccccctcccctccagcctCTCCACCAGCCCCTCCAGTCAACCCTCATCGCCGTGCCCCCCCAGAGCTAGAGAGATGGGGCCCCTGCGTGGCCCGAGGGGCAGAGCTAGGCGTCACTTCCCAAGCGTCCTGCCCTGCCGGGGCGCGGGGGTGGGCTCTGGGGAAGCCGGTGCGCCCCCCACGCCTCCGCTGCCAGTGCCTTACATTCTGGAGCGACCCCCCTCCCTGGTGCCTCCCAGCGAAGGGGGACCGCCGTTTGCACTTTCATCGCCTCCCCCGACGCGGGGCCCAGCTGGGGGACGTGCATCACAGCTGGGCCCCCAGAGGAGAGAGGAGGCCGACGCCAGCGGTCCCCGCTCGGAACGGGGAGGGTTTTCGGGGGGTTCGGCGTCGCACCTCGGGGCCCCCCGCGGCCGTGTAGGGGGCCTCCCATCTGCTAAGCGTTTTTCCGTTGAGCCGCTCCAAAAACACTAA